In Acetomicrobium sp. S15 = DSM 107314, the following are encoded in one genomic region:
- the flgG gene encoding flagellar basal-body rod protein FlgG, with protein sequence MIRSLWSGATGMIAQQTNLDVISNNLANVNTSGYKKMRADFEDLLYQIDREPGAPVEPDSMLPTGIQVGLGTRVVGTNRLMGPGNIQITSNPLDIAIEGDGFFQVTMPDGTIAYTRDGSWKIDADGQIVTSNGYLLEPEIVIPEDAMEVIISPTGVVSVRLPNQVALDEIGQIELARFVNPAGLMAIGKNLFLETEASGEPILNNPGEEGMGTLLQGALEMANVQVVEEMVNMIIAQRAYEANSKTIQTADELLRIANNLRR encoded by the coding sequence ATGATTCGATCTCTTTGGTCCGGTGCCACGGGCATGATTGCCCAGCAAACCAACTTAGATGTGATTTCCAACAATCTGGCGAATGTGAACACATCTGGATATAAGAAGATGCGCGCCGATTTCGAAGATCTGCTGTATCAAATAGACCGGGAACCGGGAGCCCCGGTCGAGCCCGATTCCATGCTACCCACGGGCATACAGGTCGGCCTTGGCACGCGCGTGGTGGGGACAAACCGCCTAATGGGCCCCGGCAACATCCAAATAACATCTAACCCTCTGGACATCGCCATAGAGGGAGACGGGTTTTTTCAGGTCACTATGCCTGACGGCACAATTGCCTATACGAGAGACGGCTCTTGGAAGATCGATGCCGACGGGCAGATCGTCACATCTAACGGGTACCTGCTTGAGCCCGAGATAGTTATACCCGAAGATGCCATGGAAGTGATCATAAGCCCGACTGGGGTGGTCTCCGTGCGCCTGCCCAACCAAGTGGCTTTGGATGAAATCGGCCAGATAGAACTTGCGCGTTTCGTAAACCCGGCCGGTTTGATGGCTATCGGGAAGAACCTCTTTTTAGAGACGGAAGCGAGCGGTGAACCGATACTCAACAACCCTGGCGAGGAAGGGATGGGAACGCTCCTTCAGGGGGCACTTGAGATGGCGAACGTCCAGGTTGTGGAAGAGATGGTCAACATGATCATCGCTCAAAGGGCATACGAAGCCAACTCCAAAACCATTCAGACTGCTGATGAGCTGCTCCGTATAGCCAACAACTTGAGGCGATGA